The Haloplanus sp. CK5-1 genome contains a region encoding:
- the lysA gene encoding diaminopimelate decarboxylase has product MSEEAVGDAADATDGPTGPAVRRLADWTAPDLRGLAAEHGTPLYVTDLDRVRENAIRLRRAFDAGDEDGDADVRYAVKAHTGRAVLRTVREAGLGAECASAGEVVRALDAGFEGREVQYTAVNPPSGDLDIVLDRWRDGADLTVVAGAADTLDRLRSRGFDGRLAVRVNPGVGAGHHEKVTTGGHAKFGVPYDRVPGLLADARADFDVVGIHAHAGSGISGDDLDAHRELVARMGELAREVGDLEFVDVGGGFGVPYREAEPPLDIAAVADATREALGEVDAVLAVEPGRYVVADAGVLLTRVNTVKEGGGDESGVVAGVDAGMTTLLRPAMYDAYHAIRNLAADGRAELPVTVAGPVCETADLFCEERPLPTPERGDLLALGNAGAYGYEMASTYNSRPRPAEVVLEGGTARLARERESLDALTALEGDR; this is encoded by the coding sequence ATGAGCGAGGAGGCGGTCGGCGACGCTGCGGACGCCACGGACGGGCCGACGGGTCCCGCCGTACGACGCCTCGCCGACTGGACGGCCCCCGACTTGCGGGGGCTGGCGGCCGAACACGGCACACCGCTGTACGTCACCGACCTCGACCGAGTGCGGGAGAACGCGATTCGTCTGCGTCGGGCGTTCGACGCGGGTGACGAGGACGGCGACGCGGACGTACGCTACGCCGTCAAGGCCCACACCGGTCGGGCCGTCCTCCGGACGGTCCGAGAGGCCGGCCTCGGTGCCGAGTGTGCCTCCGCCGGCGAGGTGGTTCGCGCCCTCGACGCCGGTTTCGAGGGGCGCGAGGTGCAGTACACGGCTGTCAACCCGCCGAGTGGGGACCTCGATATCGTCCTCGACCGCTGGCGTGACGGGGCCGACCTGACCGTCGTCGCCGGCGCGGCCGACACGCTCGACCGCCTCCGTTCCCGTGGCTTCGACGGCCGACTCGCGGTCCGAGTGAACCCCGGCGTCGGGGCCGGCCACCACGAGAAGGTGACGACCGGCGGCCACGCCAAGTTCGGCGTCCCGTACGACCGCGTCCCCGGGCTTCTGGCCGACGCCCGTGCCGACTTCGACGTGGTCGGCATCCACGCCCACGCCGGGAGCGGCATCTCCGGCGACGACCTGGACGCCCACCGCGAACTCGTCGCGCGGATGGGCGAACTCGCCCGCGAGGTGGGCGACCTGGAGTTCGTCGACGTCGGCGGCGGCTTCGGCGTCCCCTACCGCGAGGCCGAACCGCCCCTGGACATCGCGGCCGTCGCCGACGCCACCCGCGAGGCGCTTGGCGAGGTTGACGCCGTCCTCGCCGTCGAACCCGGCCGCTACGTCGTCGCCGACGCGGGCGTCCTCCTGACGCGAGTGAACACGGTGAAGGAGGGCGGCGGGGACGAGAGCGGGGTCGTCGCCGGTGTCGACGCCGGCATGACGACCCTGTTGCGCCCGGCGATGTACGACGCCTACCACGCCATCCGGAACCTCGCAGCCGACGGCCGGGCGGAGCTCCCGGTCACCGTCGCCGGCCCCGTCTGCGAGACGGCGGATCTGTTCTGCGAGGAGCGACCGCTCCCGACCCCCGAACGCGGCGACCTGCTCGCCCTCGGCAACGCCGGCGCGTACGGCTACGAGATGGCGAGTACGTACAACTCTCGCCCCCGTCCGGCGGAAGTCGTGCTGGAGGGCGGAACCGCACGGCTCGCCCGCGAACGCGAGTCGCTCGACGCGCTCACCGCACTGGAGGGCGACCGATGA
- a CDS encoding 2,3,4,5-tetrahydropyridine-2,6-dicarboxylate N-succinyltransferase has protein sequence MTLQSDVSDLWHRYDDDAVDAETATDDDRATLDAFLDALEAGEVRAAEKRGGEWEVNEWVKRGILLNFGLRPTEARGYGGVDYHDVLPLRETTDLGERGTRNTPDGTTIRRGAYLGSDCIMMSPSFVNVGAHVGDGTLVDSCDTVGSCAQIGEGVKLGANTLIGGVLEPVEDAPVIVEDGASLGAGCRVTSGFVVGENTVVGENTLLSPRIPVYDLVEEEVVYGRLPPERRAFTRMVESSIGDHDLFAGGAYKPAVVAMDIEAETRDATRREEALRE, from the coding sequence ATGACGCTCCAATCCGACGTATCCGACCTGTGGCACCGCTACGACGACGACGCCGTCGACGCCGAGACGGCGACCGACGACGACCGTGCGACCCTCGACGCCTTCCTCGACGCCCTCGAGGCGGGCGAGGTTCGCGCCGCCGAGAAGCGCGGCGGGGAGTGGGAGGTCAACGAGTGGGTCAAGCGTGGCATCCTGCTCAACTTCGGCCTCCGGCCGACCGAGGCCCGCGGGTACGGCGGCGTCGACTACCACGACGTCCTCCCCCTGCGGGAGACGACCGACCTCGGGGAGCGCGGCACCCGAAACACGCCCGACGGCACGACGATCCGACGCGGGGCGTACCTCGGGAGCGACTGCATCATGATGAGCCCCTCCTTCGTCAACGTCGGCGCACACGTCGGCGACGGGACGCTGGTCGACTCCTGTGACACCGTCGGCTCCTGTGCTCAGATCGGCGAGGGCGTCAAACTCGGCGCGAACACGCTGATCGGCGGCGTCCTCGAACCCGTCGAGGACGCGCCGGTGATCGTCGAGGACGGCGCCTCGCTCGGAGCGGGGTGCCGGGTCACCTCCGGGTTCGTCGTCGGCGAGAACACCGTCGTCGGCGAGAACACGCTCCTCTCGCCGCGCATCCCCGTCTACGACCTCGTCGAGGAGGAAGTCGTCTACGGCCGTCTGCCGCCCGAGCGCCGGGCGTTCACCCGGATGGTGGAGTCCTCCATCGGCGACCACGACCTGTTCGCGGGCGGAGCGTACAAGCCCGCCGTCGTCGCGATGGACATCGAGGCCGAGACGCGGGATGCCACGAGGCGGGAGGAGGCGCTCCGGGAATGA
- the dapB gene encoding 4-hydroxy-tetrahydrodipicolinate reductase, protein MRLAVTGAGGHMGREVLAAASDRDGVEVALAVNRSPVDSVEGYDVEDEADLPRLLDERDPDVLVDFTVPDPSVRYVEACAEAGVAAVVGTTGFSDAQLDRVAAAAESTPVLRAANFARGVAALRRAIREAVAAVPAYDVELTETHHNRKRDAPSGTALTILDDVDEVREEPRSSGSRTESDGSDRVHGRKGEQPREDGEVGVHARRAGDVTGEHELLLAGNHEVLTLTHRAESRGVFAEGALDAAEWLTGRPAGAYDFEDML, encoded by the coding sequence ATGCGTCTCGCGGTCACCGGTGCCGGCGGCCACATGGGCCGGGAGGTGCTCGCGGCGGCGAGCGACCGCGACGGGGTCGAAGTCGCCCTCGCGGTCAACCGCTCGCCAGTCGACTCGGTCGAAGGGTACGACGTCGAGGACGAGGCCGACCTGCCCCGTCTACTGGACGAACGCGACCCGGACGTCCTGGTCGACTTCACCGTCCCCGACCCGAGCGTGCGCTACGTCGAGGCCTGCGCCGAGGCGGGCGTCGCGGCCGTCGTCGGCACCACGGGCTTCTCCGATGCGCAACTCGACCGCGTCGCGGCCGCCGCCGAGTCGACGCCCGTCCTCCGCGCGGCCAACTTCGCTCGCGGCGTGGCGGCGCTCCGGCGAGCGATCCGCGAGGCCGTCGCCGCGGTGCCGGCGTACGACGTCGAACTCACCGAGACCCACCACAACCGCAAGCGGGACGCCCCCTCGGGCACCGCGCTGACGATTCTGGACGACGTGGACGAGGTGCGCGAGGAGCCACGCTCCTCGGGGAGTCGGACGGAGTCCGACGGGAGCGACCGCGTCCACGGCCGCAAGGGCGAACAGCCCCGCGAGGACGGCGAGGTGGGGGTCCACGCCCGCCGGGCCGGCGACGTGACCGGGGAACACGAACTACTACTTGCGGGGAACCACGAGGTGCTGACGCTCACGCACCGCGCCGAGTCCCGCGGCGTCTTCGCCGAGGGTGCGCTCGACGCTGCCGAGTGGCTGACCGGCCGACCGGCCGGCGCGTACGACTTCGAGGACATGCTATGA
- the dapA gene encoding 4-hydroxy-tetrahydrodipicolinate synthase — protein sequence MTLSEFRGVYPAMTTPFHEDGSIDFQTLRTDARRLADAGVDGLVPVGSTGESATLSHDEHIEVVEAVIDAVGDRVPVIAGSGSNNTREALSLSRRSADAGADALLLISPYYNKPEPAGMYDHYRTIADEVDVPQIVYNVPGRTGRNIEVDTAVELAAHPNIRGYKAASGDLAQVSEVVERTRDEEFAVLAGDDGLILPTLSVGGRGTISVVANIEPERTVEMVHSALDDDYERAREVHHDLGPLMRALFWETNPIPVNEAMAIRGYGPGNVRSPLTRLSEEYRADLEAVLADLEPLEVDG from the coding sequence ATGACGCTATCCGAGTTCCGCGGGGTCTACCCCGCCATGACGACGCCGTTCCACGAGGACGGCAGTATCGACTTCCAGACGCTCCGGACCGACGCCCGACGTCTCGCCGACGCCGGCGTCGACGGCCTCGTCCCCGTCGGCTCCACCGGCGAGAGCGCGACCCTCTCCCACGACGAACACATCGAGGTAGTCGAAGCGGTCATCGACGCCGTCGGCGACCGCGTGCCCGTCATCGCCGGATCCGGGTCGAACAACACCCGCGAAGCGCTCTCGCTCTCCCGTCGCTCCGCGGACGCCGGGGCCGACGCCCTCCTCCTCATCTCGCCGTACTACAACAAGCCCGAACCGGCGGGAATGTACGACCACTACCGGACCATCGCCGACGAGGTGGACGTGCCCCAGATCGTCTACAACGTCCCCGGGCGAACCGGCCGGAACATCGAGGTCGACACGGCGGTCGAACTGGCCGCCCACCCCAACATCCGGGGGTACAAGGCCGCGAGTGGCGACCTCGCGCAGGTCTCCGAAGTCGTCGAGCGCACCCGAGACGAGGAGTTCGCCGTCCTCGCCGGCGACGACGGCCTCATCCTGCCGACTCTCTCGGTCGGCGGCCGGGGCACCATCAGCGTCGTCGCCAATATCGAACCCGAGCGGACCGTCGAGATGGTCCACTCGGCGCTCGACGACGACTACGAACGCGCCCGGGAGGTCCACCACGACCTCGGTCCGCTGATGCGCGCGCTGTTCTGGGAGACCAACCCCATCCCGGTCAACGAGGCGATGGCCATCCGCGGCTACGGGCCGGGCAACGTCCGCTCGCCGCTCACCCGCCTCTCGGAGGAGTACCGCGCCGACCTCGAAGCCGTCCTCGCGGACCTCGAACCGCTGGAGGTCGACGGGTGA
- a CDS encoding enoyl-CoA hydratase/isomerase family protein → MSWNTVTLDVDGGVARLTVDRPDALNAMNTETLGEIESAIAEAESEAARVLVLTGAGDDAFIAGADIDYMKEFSTPEALAYAERGQGVVRDLREFPGVTIAAINGYAFGGGCEFALACDLRVASERAVIGQTEIDLGIIPGWGGTQLLQRLVSDETARRLIFFGDRLDASDAYERGLIGEVVAHDDLYDHVDEMAAELAAKPRHALYAAKEALNAYHEAGGEGAMTVERRAWSGLFGTHDQREGMAAFVEKRDPEFE, encoded by the coding sequence GTGTCTTGGAACACCGTCACCCTCGATGTCGACGGCGGCGTCGCCCGGCTGACCGTCGACCGACCCGACGCGCTGAACGCCATGAACACCGAAACGCTGGGAGAAATCGAGTCGGCCATCGCCGAGGCCGAGAGCGAAGCGGCGCGTGTCCTGGTTCTCACCGGGGCCGGCGACGACGCCTTCATCGCGGGCGCGGACATCGACTACATGAAAGAGTTCTCGACGCCGGAGGCACTCGCCTACGCCGAGCGGGGACAGGGAGTCGTCCGCGACCTCCGGGAGTTCCCCGGCGTCACCATCGCTGCCATCAACGGCTACGCCTTCGGCGGCGGCTGTGAGTTCGCGCTCGCCTGCGACCTCCGCGTGGCGAGCGAGCGGGCCGTCATCGGACAGACGGAGATCGACCTCGGCATCATCCCGGGGTGGGGCGGTACGCAACTCCTCCAGCGGCTCGTCTCCGACGAGACGGCGCGGCGACTGATCTTCTTCGGTGACCGACTCGACGCGTCCGACGCCTACGAGCGGGGACTGATCGGGGAGGTGGTCGCGCACGACGACCTGTACGACCACGTCGACGAGATGGCGGCCGAACTCGCGGCCAAGCCGCGCCACGCCCTCTACGCCGCCAAGGAGGCGCTCAACGCCTACCACGAGGCCGGCGGCGAGGGCGCGATGACCGTCGAGCGGCGGGCGTGGAGCGGCCTGTTCGGTACGCACGACCAGCGCGAGGGGATGGCGGCGTTCGTCGAGAAGCGCGATCCGGAGTTCGAGTAG
- a CDS encoding DUF5797 family protein, with protein MTLSEEERDRLADIVRLQPTKNNELQERWGLEGGSEVHSYLEDHLGDYYYRNENSYICATPEAADLVDVEPGVEGDDDGVQVIRVPELEAQVFEVVAGPDDRSESVVSVLQSVRDAFDTDPGVDAVREALGNLRRKGVVETVYRTVPTYKLAVDREGVAVEVV; from the coding sequence ATGACACTGTCGGAGGAGGAACGCGACCGGCTGGCGGACATCGTCCGCCTCCAGCCGACGAAGAACAACGAACTACAGGAACGGTGGGGACTCGAGGGTGGGAGCGAGGTCCACTCGTACCTCGAGGACCACCTCGGCGACTACTACTACCGCAACGAGAACAGCTACATCTGCGCGACGCCGGAGGCGGCCGACCTCGTCGACGTCGAACCGGGCGTCGAAGGCGACGATGACGGCGTGCAGGTGATCCGCGTCCCGGAGCTCGAAGCGCAGGTGTTCGAGGTCGTCGCCGGGCCCGACGACCGCTCCGAGAGCGTCGTGAGCGTCCTCCAGAGCGTCCGGGATGCGTTCGACACCGACCCCGGCGTGGACGCAGTCCGGGAGGCGCTGGGCAACCTCCGGCGCAAGGGTGTCGTCGAAACCGTCTACCGAACCGTCCCGACCTACAAACTCGCGGTCGACCGCGAGGGCGTCGCGGTCGAGGTCGTCTGA
- a CDS encoding DUF5787 family protein: protein MIDGAPGDAEFGFELVTCRWAERVWPPDRETEAVPVVARQLGTRNRRWDTVVVEADPEGLAARAAFGERTLDSDLLHVVRNAPADWAWYRDALPDPGYPWRYVRAAVHRADARGVVDTRRDGNRIQIRRVASYPDWVCRLVAVENKPDLSASAARALADQLDHDVSTALADEVWVATAATGETAEPALLEDLPVEAGVLALEFDGDGVDSRVAWHPATLDPDAEASSPPDDRADKRLELAERAYGSGWRSYVGTMRPDCRWFELRERAGAFVPWCAEKKCHQTAVECAGSCPGFEPEPPAWRTRGWPIEGGPGKGIQRLLARRRRRQRGLNGE, encoded by the coding sequence GTGATCGACGGCGCGCCCGGCGACGCCGAGTTCGGCTTCGAACTCGTCACCTGCCGGTGGGCCGAACGCGTGTGGCCGCCCGACCGCGAGACCGAGGCCGTCCCGGTCGTCGCCCGCCAACTCGGCACCCGGAACCGCCGCTGGGACACCGTCGTCGTTGAGGCCGACCCCGAGGGCCTCGCCGCCCGCGCGGCCTTCGGCGAGCGGACGCTCGATTCGGATCTGCTCCACGTCGTCCGCAACGCCCCCGCCGACTGGGCGTGGTACCGCGACGCGCTCCCCGACCCCGGCTACCCGTGGCGGTACGTCCGCGCCGCGGTCCACCGCGCCGACGCGCGCGGCGTCGTCGACACCCGACGGGACGGCAACCGCATCCAGATCCGGCGGGTCGCGTCCTACCCCGACTGGGTGTGTCGCCTCGTCGCCGTCGAGAACAAGCCCGACCTCTCGGCGAGTGCGGCGCGGGCGCTCGCCGACCAACTCGACCACGACGTCTCGACCGCACTCGCCGACGAGGTGTGGGTCGCCACCGCCGCCACGGGCGAGACGGCCGAACCCGCTCTCTTGGAGGACCTGCCCGTCGAGGCCGGCGTCCTCGCCCTCGAGTTCGACGGCGACGGCGTCGACTCGCGGGTCGCGTGGCACCCCGCGACGCTGGATCCCGACGCCGAGGCGTCGTCGCCGCCGGACGACCGGGCCGACAAACGACTGGAACTCGCCGAGCGGGCCTACGGGTCGGGTTGGCGGTCGTACGTCGGGACGATGCGCCCCGACTGCCGGTGGTTCGAACTCCGCGAGCGGGCTGGGGCGTTCGTCCCGTGGTGTGCCGAGAAGAAGTGCCACCAGACCGCCGTGGAGTGTGCCGGGTCCTGTCCGGGGTTCGAACCCGAACCCCCCGCGTGGCGGACCCGCGGGTGGCCGATCGAGGGTGGGCCGGGTAAGGGAATCCAACGGCTTCTGGCCCGGCGACGGCGACGGCAGCGCGGGCTAAACGGGGAGTGA
- a CDS encoding bis(5'-nucleosyl)-tetraphosphatase, which translates to MTVEATSAGAILFRDTRGEREYLLLKSRPGDWEFPKGGVEGDEELQQTAIREVTEEAGIEDFRLIDGFREEYDYVFEAGGNTIHKTVHLFIARSFEASAELSTEHRDLQWRDYDQAINTITQDGPREILEDAHDYLDELVDPETEAGERTYIG; encoded by the coding sequence ATGACGGTCGAAGCGACCAGTGCTGGAGCCATCCTCTTTCGCGACACCCGCGGTGAACGGGAGTATCTCCTCCTGAAGAGCCGTCCCGGCGACTGGGAGTTCCCCAAGGGCGGGGTCGAGGGTGACGAGGAGCTTCAGCAGACAGCGATCAGAGAAGTCACCGAGGAGGCCGGGATCGAGGATTTCCGGCTCATCGACGGCTTCCGCGAGGAGTACGACTACGTGTTCGAGGCCGGCGGCAACACCATCCACAAGACGGTCCACCTGTTCATCGCCCGCTCGTTCGAGGCGAGTGCGGAGCTCTCGACCGAGCACCGCGACCTACAGTGGCGGGACTACGACCAAGCGATCAACACGATCACACAGGACGGCCCGCGGGAGATACTCGAGGACGCCCACGACTACTTGGACGAACTCGTCGACCCCGAGACGGAGGCGGGCGAACGGACGTACATCGGGTGA
- a CDS encoding uS10/mL48 family ribosomal protein, with protein MAFVTKLSFQSGDREVLESLVTDLKRMVERKGAECKGPHSAPPEHLTVPQYRTLQPGDQYPSWEYTSYSRRLEIHGNDEVARRIGHMEFPESVHVEIEVDRKKPLGHRNG; from the coding sequence ATGGCCTTCGTGACCAAACTCAGCTTTCAAAGTGGGGATCGAGAGGTACTCGAATCGCTCGTCACCGACCTCAAGCGGATGGTCGAGCGCAAGGGCGCGGAGTGTAAGGGCCCTCACTCGGCACCGCCCGAACACCTCACCGTCCCGCAGTATCGAACCCTCCAGCCCGGCGATCAGTACCCCTCGTGGGAGTACACGTCCTACTCGCGGCGGCTGGAGATCCACGGCAACGACGAGGTGGCTCGACGGATCGGCCACATGGAGTTTCCCGAGAGCGTCCACGTCGAGATCGAAGTCGATCGAAAGAAACCGCTCGGCCACCGAAACGGCTAG
- a CDS encoding DUF7513 family protein encodes MSLLGKYLRGWSFRTSRPSFDVDDEIEVFLTGVENGTVVARVGDTIIRVPDADPEYVDTQCRIRITEFDDGDATGEATFVAKVGESAF; translated from the coding sequence ATGAGCCTCCTCGGCAAGTATCTGCGGGGCTGGTCGTTCCGCACCAGTCGGCCGTCGTTCGACGTCGACGACGAGATAGAGGTGTTCCTGACCGGCGTGGAGAACGGTACCGTCGTCGCCCGAGTCGGCGACACGATCATCCGGGTGCCGGACGCCGACCCGGAGTACGTCGACACGCAGTGTCGCATCCGGATCACCGAGTTCGACGACGGCGACGCCACCGGTGAAGCGACGTTCGTAGCGAAGGTGGGCGAGAGCGCGTTCTAG
- a CDS encoding Na+/H+ antiporter NhaC family protein has product MSDRNDTTDSDVMEQINEGREAESGRRIEFYGGRWMSAFPIAFFIVWAIVQSGLLRIGDTTGLVAGMLIALILGMLFAKGDWKFYANTIFEGMTRRVAATAVVAWLWAGMFAETIQVGGFVGGLVWAANAAEIGAALFPVLTFLLSGLLATGIGTGYGTTVAMTTLFFPAGILLGANPVLLFGAILSGAVFGDNLAPVSDTTIVSAVTQNADIGGVVASRFKYAIVAAVLAVVAFVVAGGAMAGLDVPAEARTIFIENSEPGGLVHLLSMLAVIGTAVAGRHIVEAISWGIIVAFVMNLVLGLASVADMIVFQAPQNLGIAQSLSVLPFVTLVEPAETGVGGSLYAGAQGFFPLIVLTLLIVAGAQIMIRGGGFAAIQEWFFRSVATGVRRTELTMVFGTALVNAMITINTAAEIAISPYIARLGERFNINGYRRANILDANTSALGYIFPWSGGVLVGYTVIQGLPGEYDWFTQSMVVNPVEVVPFVFHGWFLVGVFVLAALTGFGREYTSDRGAEEVARV; this is encoded by the coding sequence ATGTCAGATAGAAACGACACGACCGATTCGGACGTAATGGAACAGATCAACGAAGGTCGCGAGGCGGAATCGGGCCGTCGAATCGAGTTCTACGGCGGGCGGTGGATGAGCGCGTTCCCAATCGCCTTCTTCATCGTCTGGGCTATCGTCCAGAGTGGGCTGTTGCGGATCGGTGATACCACGGGACTGGTCGCCGGCATGCTGATCGCACTCATCCTCGGCATGCTGTTCGCGAAGGGCGACTGGAAGTTCTACGCGAACACCATCTTCGAGGGGATGACCCGCCGGGTGGCCGCGACGGCGGTCGTCGCGTGGCTCTGGGCCGGCATGTTCGCCGAGACGATCCAAGTTGGCGGGTTCGTCGGCGGTCTCGTCTGGGCGGCCAACGCCGCAGAGATCGGAGCCGCGCTGTTTCCCGTACTCACCTTCCTCCTCTCCGGACTGTTGGCGACGGGCATCGGCACCGGCTACGGCACGACCGTCGCCATGACGACGCTGTTTTTCCCCGCGGGGATCCTGCTCGGGGCCAACCCCGTCCTGCTGTTCGGTGCGATCCTCTCGGGGGCGGTGTTCGGCGACAACCTCGCGCCGGTGAGCGACACGACCATCGTCTCGGCGGTGACCCAGAACGCCGACATCGGGGGCGTCGTCGCCTCCCGGTTCAAGTACGCCATCGTCGCTGCGGTGCTCGCGGTCGTGGCCTTCGTCGTCGCCGGCGGGGCGATGGCCGGCCTCGACGTGCCGGCGGAGGCCCGGACCATCTTCATCGAGAACAGCGAACCCGGTGGTCTCGTCCACCTCCTGTCGATGCTCGCGGTGATCGGGACGGCGGTCGCAGGCCGCCACATCGTCGAGGCCATCTCGTGGGGGATCATCGTCGCGTTCGTGATGAACCTCGTTCTCGGACTGGCCTCGGTGGCCGACATGATCGTCTTCCAAGCCCCACAGAACCTCGGCATCGCCCAGTCGCTGTCGGTGCTGCCGTTCGTCACGCTGGTCGAGCCGGCCGAGACGGGCGTCGGTGGCAGTCTCTACGCCGGCGCGCAGGGCTTCTTCCCGCTGATCGTCCTCACGCTCCTCATCGTCGCGGGCGCACAGATCATGATCCGCGGCGGCGGGTTCGCGGCCATCCAGGAGTGGTTCTTCCGCTCGGTCGCGACGGGCGTCCGCCGGACCGAACTGACGATGGTGTTCGGGACGGCCCTCGTCAACGCGATGATTACGATCAACACCGCGGCCGAAATCGCCATCTCGCCGTACATCGCTCGCCTCGGGGAGCGGTTCAACATCAACGGCTACCGGCGGGCGAACATCCTCGACGCGAACACGTCGGCGCTCGGCTACATCTTCCCGTGGTCGGGCGGCGTCCTCGTCGGCTACACGGTCATCCAGGGACTCCCCGGAGAGTACGACTGGTTCACCCAGTCGATGGTCGTCAATCCCGTCGAGGTGGTGCCGTTCGTCTTCCACGGGTGGTTCCTCGTCGGCGTGTTCGTCCTCGCGGCGCTGACCGGGTTCGGGCGGGAGTACACCTCCGACCGGGGGGCCGAGGAGGTGGCGCGCGTATGA
- a CDS encoding amidohydrolase — protein sequence MSAPTPDFEDLRDLRRDLHRHPEPAWREFYTTARLVDELETRPLDALHVGPEVLAGDRRGVPDDADLEEWAHRAVEAGARQDVVDRLDGGYTGLVAVLRRGEGPTVGLRVDIDALPITEADGDDHHPAAAGFRSENEGYMHACGHDAHATVGVGVLDAVAASDFEGTLKLFFQPSEETIAGGEPMAESGHLDDVDYLLALHVGLDHPTGEVVAGIDGFLAVSHFRADFSGASAHAGGHPERGRNAVQAMAAAVQNLYAVPRHHEGATRVNAGRVGGGTASNIVPEEAFIEGEVRGETTELMEYMDDHAERVVRSAAEMHDCEVAIEREGRAPGGESDDALAAVVGRVARSTPSVTSTLDTDTLGGSEDATYLMERVQDRGGLATYVCVGTDHPGGHHTPTFDVDEETIRLAVDVLAGTTLTLGDDPAAVT from the coding sequence ATGAGCGCCCCGACTCCCGACTTCGAGGACCTCCGTGACCTCCGTCGCGACCTGCACCGACACCCCGAACCCGCGTGGCGGGAGTTCTACACCACCGCCCGTCTCGTCGACGAACTGGAGACGCGCCCGCTGGACGCGCTCCACGTCGGCCCGGAAGTCCTCGCCGGCGACCGGCGTGGCGTCCCCGACGACGCCGACCTGGAGGAGTGGGCACACCGCGCCGTCGAGGCCGGGGCACGCCAGGACGTCGTCGACCGACTCGACGGCGGCTACACCGGACTCGTCGCCGTCCTCCGGCGGGGAGAGGGGCCGACCGTCGGCCTCAGGGTCGACATCGATGCCCTGCCGATCACCGAGGCCGACGGCGACGACCACCACCCCGCCGCCGCGGGCTTTCGCTCCGAGAACGAGGGGTACATGCACGCCTGTGGCCACGACGCCCACGCGACCGTCGGAGTCGGCGTCCTCGACGCCGTCGCCGCGAGCGACTTCGAGGGGACGCTCAAGCTGTTCTTCCAGCCCAGCGAGGAGACCATCGCCGGCGGCGAACCGATGGCCGAGAGCGGGCACCTCGACGACGTCGACTACCTGCTCGCACTCCACGTCGGCCTCGACCACCCCACCGGCGAGGTGGTCGCCGGGATCGACGGATTCCTCGCGGTGAGTCATTTCCGGGCCGACTTTTCGGGCGCGTCCGCCCACGCCGGTGGTCACCCCGAACGGGGGCGTAACGCGGTCCAGGCGATGGCGGCCGCGGTCCAAAATCTCTACGCCGTCCCCCGCCACCACGAGGGGGCGACGCGGGTCAACGCCGGCCGCGTCGGTGGCGGTACCGCCTCGAACATCGTCCCCGAGGAGGCGTTCATCGAGGGCGAGGTCCGGGGCGAGACGACCGAACTCATGGAGTACATGGACGACCACGCCGAGCGAGTCGTCCGGTCGGCCGCCGAGATGCACGACTGCGAGGTGGCGATCGAACGCGAGGGCCGGGCGCCCGGTGGGGAGAGCGACGACGCTCTCGCCGCGGTCGTCGGCCGTGTCGCCCGGTCGACACCCAGCGTCACCTCGACGCTCGACACCGACACGCTCGGTGGAAGCGAGGACGCCACGTACCTGATGGAACGGGTCCAGGATCGGGGCGGCCTCGCCACGTACGTCTGTGTCGGCACCGACCACCCCGGTGGCCACCACACGCCGACCTTCGACGTCGACGAGGAGACGATCCGGCTCGCCGTGGACGTGCTCGCCGGGACGACCCTCACTCTCGGCGACGACCCGGCTGCCGTGACGTAG
- a CDS encoding DUF4234 domain-containing protein, which translates to MADDATQITDPSAFQSKSLAKQVLYSVLTLSLYWLYWFHTVNKQLDAGTDADIDPTIRTVGLFVPVYNFVVMWRTSNDCEAVADEDGILLFLLWLVFVPAFWYLVQTGINDVAESTG; encoded by the coding sequence ATGGCGGACGATGCCACGCAGATAACTGACCCCTCGGCGTTCCAGTCCAAGTCACTCGCGAAACAGGTCCTCTACTCGGTCCTCACGCTGTCCCTCTACTGGCTCTACTGGTTCCATACGGTCAACAAGCAACTCGACGCGGGGACGGACGCCGACATCGACCCCACCATACGCACGGTCGGATTGTTCGTCCCCGTCTACAACTTCGTCGTCATGTGGCGGACGAGCAACGACTGCGAGGCGGTGGCCGACGAGGACGGCATCCTCCTCTTTCTCCTCTGGCTGGTGTTCGTTCCCGCGTTCTGGTATCTGGTCCAGACCGGCATCAACGACGTCGCCGAGTCGACGGGCTGA